The following are encoded in a window of Psilocybe cubensis strain MGC-MH-2018 chromosome 4, whole genome shotgun sequence genomic DNA:
- a CDS encoding Major facilitator superfamily domain-containing protein 10, with translation MAKVETVVFLSLVLDLFAFTIPLPLFPRIIEWYTIRESSNPNGFLVRTLQFVTSIRSLLYKSGAQSQRWDIVLLGGLMGSVFSTLQFFVSPRIGALSDKYGRKRILLITMIGNILSALIWIQSTTFASYMLSRVVGGLSEGNVQLAIAILSDVTTPAARSKALAHVGIAFAICFCIGPPIGAYFASRPLPKSFDSWGIGLNVYAIPAIITLVLLVAETAFLVVALPETRGKGFATAKVNEKSESNGTHTNGNGVHKPPVAKRSVESRLQILKSLRNFHFYFLALFSGVEFTLTFLTFDLLDWSNTQNGKLIGSIGIISALLQGGYVRRSMTKVGEGNMAQRGVSSCAVGLVLLALMPGFVQAQPSIAMKLLQGAAVCMSFTSATVVNSLTAFASLQCDEGGVDSVTGKSVEEHPQLAKGTALGKFRSSGQLGRALGPLLACASYWTFGPSATYAASALAMFALSMSMKKVAKTKSA, from the exons atGGCCAAAGTCGAAACTGtcgtctttctttctctcgtTCTCGACCTTTTCGCCTTTACCATCCCTTTACCCCTTTTCCCTCGCATCATAGAATGGTATACAATT CGAGAAAGCTCCAACCCTAACGGCTTCTTGGTTCGCACCCTTCAATTCGTGACTTCGATCAGAAGCCTTTTGTACAAGTCCGGAGCTCAATCGCAACGATGGGATATCGTTCTTCTGGGCGGTTTAATGGGCTCTGTGTTTTC GACACTGCAGTTCTTCGTATCTCCCAGAATCGGAGCATTGTCCGACAAGTATGGTCGCAAGCGCATTCTGCTTATTACAATGATTGGAAACATTCTGTCCGCACTTAT CTGGATTCAGTCTACCACATTTGCGTCCTACATGCTCTCTCGTGTGGTCGGGGGACTCAGCGAAGGGAACGTGCAGCTAGCAAT TGCCATTCTATCCGACGTAACAACTCCCGCTGCCCGTTCCAAGGCACTCGCCCATGTCGGCATTGCATTCGCTATTTGCTTCTGCATTGGTCCACCGATTGGCGCCTATTTTGCCTCCCGCCCTCTTCCCAAATCTTTCGATAGTTGGGGTATTGGACTTAATGTGTATGCCATTCCTGCCATTATCACTCTCGTGCTTCTTGTGGCCGAAACAGCCTTTCTGGTCGTGGCTCTTCCAGAAACGAGAGGAAAAGGATTCGCAACTGCTAAAGTCAATGAAAAGTCAGAATCTAATGGAACACATACAAATGGAAATGGGGTTCATAAACCACCCGTTGCGAAACGCTCAGTCGAATCACGTCTTCAAATACTTAAATCTCTGCGAAACTTCCACTTCTACTTCCTGGCCCTATTTTCTGGAGTGGAATTTACCCTCACCTTTCTCACCTTTGATC TGCTCGACTGGTCGAATACACAAAACGGCAAATTGATAGGGTCGATCGGCATCATTAGCGCTCTACTGCAAGGTGGCTACGTGCGGCGATCGATGACCAAGGTTGGTGAGGGCAACATGGCGCAAAGGGGCGTATCGAGCTGCGCCGTAGGCCTCGTTCTTTTGGCTCTGATGCCAGGTTTCGTCCAAGCACAGCCATCGATTGCCATGAAGTTGTTACAAGGGGCCGCGGTATGTATGTCCTTCACGAGCGCGACGGTCGTGAACTCCTTGACTGCGTTCGCGTCCTTGCAATGCGATGAAGGAGGCGTCGACTCGGTGACAGGTAAATCTGTCGAAGAACACCCACAGTTGGCGAAAGGGACCGCTCTCGGAAAATTCAGGTCCTCTGGTCAACTTGGACGTGCTCTGGGTCCATTGCTTG CATGTGCCTCGTATTGGACCTTTGGACCATCTGCTACCTACGCTGCTTCGGCCTTGGCGATGTTTGCACTTTCTATGTCCATGAAAAAGGTCGCGAAAACAAAATCCGCATGA
- a CDS encoding Multisubstrate pseudouridine synthase 7, translating to MSSLVIHEREQDDSEVERYSKRPKLDDDLEGSTTGFGPDNSVLPPSHALLGIPKPVAKEGSALNFLEADVGISEYVGRGEAKVEGIIKQRFTDFLVYEVDQDNNVIHIKSLSKPESNKPEKGEPQSTTLGESSTKEPNQSDMPPDVSANECQSTQGTPPLKPSTKEDPWPEHFNSSLSPFLDEESVSKLRQIFLEGPEPPRVSDGGWAGRVSTSMSGEANPSADQDSEDKTTNESSGAENRRGRGGKRGGRGGRGRGGGREDTRKVLSNPMTSKDARTAFHKIIRELFGGKLDTETDTTGTKNEEGSRISVKWANRGGGGRGGGRGGRGETSGRGSYPPYIHFTLQKTNRDTQDALGHLARNLHVNVKDLAVAGTKDKRGVTVQRVSLSRGNKTVEDVWKLANNVGPRRTAEDAISQRGERGIRIADFNYRKAGLELGMLKGNAFVITLRNVKVKSMEILDEAMNTIKHKGFINYYGMQRFGTASVPTHSIGLALLRSEWQKAADMILRKRFGEHPDVEAARDAWLVERDLDKALSLFPRRVVAERCILESFKKQKGDTRNVMGALSTSYVWNAIVSERLREYGCERPIVGDLVFDSPKSKEAMDVDVGEDALENEAEEAAVSSKKNRKPYEAPQIKTLTEGDLDKYSIFDVVMPLPGTDVAYPGGKLGERYREFLRMDGLDPDNFSRKQKDYTLNGSYRKMLHLPKELSWSVLRYTDPDVSLAQSDEDKLLGFDPPAVVEDGKFMALQIKLTLGTAAYATMALREITKTDTSSHVQTSLTAAAEDQKYRGIGMEMTPSAEEE from the exons ATGTCGTCCCTGGTGATTCATGAACGTGAGCAAGACGATTCCGAAGTAGAGAGATACTCTAAACGCCCCAAGCTTGACGACGATTTGGAAGGGAGTACCACTGGCTTTGGTCCCGATAACTCTGTACTTCCTCCAAGTCATGCATTACTCGGCATCCCTAAACCTGTTGCTAAAGAAGGCTCTGCCTTAAACTTTCTTGAGGCGGACGTCGGTATATCAGAGTATGTTGGGCGCGGAGAAGCAAAGGTGGAAGGCATAATTAAGCAAAG ATTCACAGACTTCCTGGTGTATGAGGTCGACCAGGATAACAATGTCATTCATATAAAATCACTGTCTAAACCAGAATCAAACAAGCCAGAAAAAGGGGAACCACAATCCACGACATTGGGAGAATCCTCAACCAAGGAACCAAATCAATCAGACATGCCCCCAGACGTGTCTGCAAATGAGTGCCAATCAACTCAGGGTACTCCGCCATTGAAACCTTCGACAAAGGAAGATCCCTGGCCAGAGCATTTCAACTCTTCGCTGTCACCATTCCTAGACGAGGAAAGCGTAAGCAAACTGAGGCAAATTTTTTTGGAGGGGCCAGAACCTCCTAGAGTAAGCGATGGCGGTTGGGCCGGACGCGTCTCAACCTCGATGTCCGGAGAAGCAAACCCCTCAGCCGATCAAGACTCTGAGGACAAAACCACAAATGAAAGTAGTGGGGCAGAAAATCGTCGTGGTCGTGGGGGAAAGCGTGGTGGCAGAGGAGGTCGGGGTCGGGGTGGAGGTCGAGAGGACACAAGGAAGGTTCTTTCCAAT CCCATGACCTCCAAGGACGCGCGAACTGCTTTCCACAAAATAATTCGCGAACTTTTCGGAGGAAAACTCGATACAGAAACTGACACGACGGgaacaaaaaatgaagaaggcTCGCGCATTTCAGTTAAGTGGGCCAAcagaggtggaggtggaagagggggaggaagaggaggaagaggggaaACCTCAG GCCGTGGATCTTACCCTCCTTACATCCACTTCACTCTTCAAAAAACCAATCGTGACACCCAGGATGCACTGGGTCATCTGGCACGCAACCTTCATGTTAACGTTAAAGATTTAGCTGTGGCCGGTACTAAAGACAAACGTGGTGTAACAGTACAGAGAGTGTCACTCAGTCGCGGAAATAAGACCGTTGAGGATGTTTGGAAGCTTGCCAATAATGTAGGTCCAAGGCGAACTGCAGAGGACGCCATTTCTCAACGTGGAGAGCGGGGAATACGGATTGCGGATTTTAACTATCGAAAAGCTGGTCTGGAGTTGGGCATGCTAAAAGGGAATGCCTTTGTTATTACATTGAG AAATGTCAAGGTGAAATCTATGGAAATTTTGGATGAGGCGATGAACACGATAAAACACAAAGGCTTTATCAATTATTATG GAATGCAACGTTTTGGAACTGCCTCGGTGCCAACGCACTCCATCGGGTTGGCTTTACTGAGGTCAGAATGGCAGAAAGCTGCAGACATGATCCTCAGAAAGAGGTTTGGGGAGCATCCTGATGTCGAAGCAGCTAGAGACGCCTGGTTGGTGGAACGCGATTTAGATAAAGCTTTGAGTCTCTTCCCCAGACGCGTTGTTGCGGAGCGCTGTATCTTGGAGAGCTTCAAGAAACAAAAGGGCGATACTCGAAATGTCATGGGTGCCCTATCTACT TCATACGTCTGGAACGCTATCGTGTCTGAGCGTCTTCGTGAGTATGGTTGTGAACGGCCGATTGTGGGTGACCTTGTGTTCGATTCCCCCAAGAGCAAGGAAGCTATGGATGTTGACGTTGGAGAGGATGCATTGGAGAATGAGGCAGAAGAGGCAG CCGTCTCGTCTAAGAAAAACCGAAAGCCGTACGAAGCACCTCAAATCAAGACCTTGACAGAGGGAGATCTCGACAAATACAGTATTTTTGACGTCGTTATGCCATTGCCAGGTACAGACGTTGCATATCCAGGAGGAAAACTGGGTGAACGGTACCGAGAATTCCTGCGCATGGATGGTCTTGATCCGGATAACTTTTCGAGGAAGCAAAA AGACTATACTCTGAACGGATCTTATCGAAAAATGCTACATCTCCCCAAAGAACTTTCGTGGTCCGTCCTGCGGTACACTGACCCAGATGTCTCCCTGGCACAGTCGGACGAAGACAAATTACTTGGATTTGATCCCCCGGCGGTGGTAGAAGACGGTAAATTTATGGCACTGCAAATCAAGCTCACCCTTGGTACTGCAGCATATGCCACTATGGCTTTGCGGGAAATCACGAAAACTGACACGAGCTCTCATGTGCAAACAAGTCTCACGGCTGCAGCTGAAGATCAAAAGTATCGTGGGATTGGGATGGAAATGACACCAAGCGCTGAAGAAGAGTAA
- a CDS encoding Cleavage factor two protein 2 codes for MITFTPLSGAARSSSTTPLSYLLQIDDVKILIDCGSPDWLPEPSPFDPPENDDLHKPPAWSQYAEALQKHSPTVDLVLLSHGDLAHCGFYPWAYSRWGLKAPAYTTLPVQAMGKMAVLEDIEGLREEEEVNDKPLELSTDQEANDETISELPPSTPPSGKYIATVIEVQDAFDSLNTLRYSQPTHLQGKCQGLTITPFNAGHTLGGTIWKIRSPSSGTIIYAVNMNHMKERHLDGTVLIRQAAGGIFEPLARPDLLITDAERTSVITSRRKDRDAALIDTITSTLSSRSSLLLPCDSSTRILELLVLLDQHWNYSRLRYPICLLSRTGREMLTYVRSMMEWLGGTISKEDVGEDGTNSRQNQNNNKRRRDEDNDEDALGAFALRFKHLEFFPNPQALLQTYSSKDPKLIIAIPASLSHGPSRHLFSDFAAVPDNVVLLTGRSEEGTLGRALFEKWNDSQRPEDKWDKGKIGRNVMMDGSIKLKMRRKVPLTGVELEIYQQKEQAAREKEIAHQATLARNQRMLEADEDSSDSDSDDSDAEEEDEVRNALGGDSMDIDADGRGDDGKSRKTDRAMEGADWLDGDEGSTKQLLSYDIYLKGNVAKATSFFKNNSQSQRFRMFPYVDKKRRVDEYGETIDVGMWLRKGKALEEEAESEEARDYKRRALAEEDAKKAIREPPSKYISNEIEIQLACRLLFIDMEGLNDGRAVKTIVPQVNPRKMIIVHAPSSASDALIESCNGIRSMTKDIFAPDVGETVQIGQQTNSFSINISDELLASLKISRFEDNEIAYVRGLVVAHPTSTISTLSPISSLDSPVEAGKRAEPLKERILGSRARAPLPHSTMIGELKLTTLKARLTAIGVQAELIGEGVLICGSRETLGEAVAVRKVGKGKIELEGSVSEVYYTVRREIYSLHALVAA; via the exons ATGATCACCTTCACGCCTTTGTCGGGCGCGGCGCGTTCTTCCAGCACTACTCCCTTGTCATATCTCCTTCAAATAGACGATGTCAAGATTCTAATCGACTGTGGCTCCCCAGACTGGCTGCCCGAGCCTTCACCATTTGATCCACCCGAAAACGACGACCTACATAAACCGCCTGCATGGTCCCAATACGCTGAAGCATTACAAAA GCATTCCCCCACTGTTGACCTGGTTCTCCTTTCCCATGGAGATTTGGCACACTGTGGTTTCTATCCATGGGCATATTCGAGATGGGGTCTAAAGGCTCCCGCATATACAACATTACCTGTTCAAGCCATGGGCAAGATGGCCGTTTTAGAGGACATTGAAGGTCtgcgtgaagaagaagaagttaATGACAAGCCCTTGGAATTATCCACAGACCAGGAAGCCAATGACGAAACAATTTCAGAGCTGCCTCCTTCAACTCCCCCCTCGGGGAAATACATAGCAACTGTCATCGAAGTTCAAGATGCTTTTGACTCCCTGAACACCCTCAGATACTCTCAGCCgacacatttgcaag GTAAATGTCAGGGTTTAACCATAACGCCGTTTAACGCAGGGCATACGCTTGGTGGTACAATATGGAAGATTCGCTCTCCTTCGTCCGGCACAATCATCTATGCAGTGAACATGAACCACATGAAAGAACGTCATTTGGATGGAACTGTGTTAATTCGGCAAGCCGCAGGTGGAATCTTTGAGCCTCTGGCTCGTCCAGATCTCCTCATCACGGATGCCGAAAGAACGTCTGTTATAACAAGTAGAAGAAAAGACCGTGATGCAGCCCTTATTG ATACAATAACGTCGACACTTTCATCTCGATCAtcgctcctcctcccttgtgactcaagtactcgaaTATTGGAGTTACTTGTTTTGCTTGATCAACACTGGAATTATTCACGACTACGATACCCTATTTGCCTTCTTTCACGAACAGGAAGAGAAATGCTTACGTATGTGAGATCTATGATGGAATGGCTTGGAGGAACTATTAGCAAGGAAGATGTCGGTGAAGACGGTACCAACTCACGGCAAAATcagaacaacaacaagagGCGACGCGACGAAGACAATGATGAGGACGCTTTAGGTGCATTTGCTCTCAGATTCAA ACATTTGGAATTTTTTCCAAACCCACAAGCCTTACTTCAAACGTATTCAAGCAAGGACCCAAAATTAATCATTGCTATTCCCGCCTCGCTTTCTCACGGCCCTTCTCGCCATCTGTTTTCTGATTTTGCAGCAGTCCCCGATAATGTGGTACTCCTTACGGGGAGAAGCGAAGAGGGTACGCTAGGCCGCGCCCTTTTCGAGAAATGGAACGACTCTCAAAGACCAGAAGATAAATGGGATAAAGGGAAAATTGGGCGCAATGTCATGATGGACGGTTCCATCAAACTTAAGATGAGACGCAAAGTGCCTTTAACTGGAGTGGAACTGGAAATATACCAGCAGAAGGAGCAAGCTGCCAGGGAGAAGGAAATTGCCCATCAGGCAACTCTTGCTCGTAACCAACGTATGCTGGAAGCAGACGAAGATTCGAGTGATTCCGACTCCGATGATTCTGacgcagaagaagaggacgaggtcAGGAATGCCCTTGGAGGAGACTCGATGGATATTGATGCCGATGGTAGAGGAGACGATGGAAAATCGAGAAAAACGGATAGAGCAATGGAAGGCGCTGATTGGTTAGACGGAGATGAAGGGTCGACGAAACAgctcctttcatatgatatCTACCTCAAGGGAAATGTGGCGAAGGCCACTTCTTTTTTCAAGAATAATAGTCAAAGCCAACGGTTTCGAATGTTTCCCTATGTGGACAAGAAACGCAGAGTGGACGAATATGGCGAAACCATTGACGTTGGAATGTGGTTGCGAAAGGGGAAAGcactggaggaggaggcagagAGTGAAGAAGCAAGAGATTATAAGCGACGTGCTTTGGCAGAAGAAGACGCAAAG AAAGCCATAAGAGAACCACCGTCGAAATATATATCCAATGAAATCGAAATTCAATTGGCTTGTCGGTTGTTGTTTATTGACATGGAAGGGTTGAACGACGGAAGGGCTGTCAAGACTATTGTTCCGCAAGTCAATCCTCGCAAAATG ATCATTGTCCATGCACCGTCATCGGCATCGGATGCGCTCATAGAAAGTTGCAATGGGATCCGGTCGATGACCAAGGATATCTTTGCACCAGACGTGGGTGAAACGGTGCAGATTGGGCAGCAAACGAACAGCTTCTCTATCAACATTAGTGACGAGCTGCTTGCGTCACTGAAAATATCACGA TTTGAGGACAACGAAATCGCGTACGTTAGGGGACTAGTTGTGGCACATCCAACGTCAACTATATCCACGCTATCACCGATTTCGTCATTGGACAGCCCTGTTGAGGCGGGGAAGCGAGCAGAGCCCCTGAAGGAACGCATACTCGGATCGCGAGCACGGGCGCCTCTTCCGCACTCGACAATGATCGGAGAACTGAAGCTAACTACTCTCAAGGCACGACTGACTGCGATTGGAGTGCAGGCGGAGCTTATTGGAGAGGGAGTTCTGATCTGCGGATCAAGAGAGACGTTGGGGGAGGCAGTGGCAGTCCGGAAGGTgggaaaagggaaaattGAGCTTGAAGGAAGTGTGTCTGAGGTGTATTATACTGTCCGGCGGGAGATTTACAGTCTGCATGCATTAGTAGCCGCCTGA
- a CDS encoding AB hydrolase superfamily protein C4A8.06c: protein MIPLSSCNDAADALIDWFGPEDLKYVVGGERWWQVRGLNGVDAEWIAEQEDVSNTPPKSENGKKRSTIEADIARMEELDTVMLYVHGAQKFKGKAFAVNYRKAPQYPWPCALQDVLAAYFYLINPPHSAAHKPIPPSKIVFAGDSAGGGLCLTTLTILRDLNMPMPAGAVLISPWIDLTHSFPSVMQNYETDIIPKHGFLAKPSTLWPLPTRPEHGGRVVTTVTNVPPRPGDADTLKPLDGLAQRGQVTDSNIYGPGKPVQTQEQMLTDSQSPSFLNNREKAAQHLTSGHIDVNSIDVDPAQGVTSSIEKDISEDDIENWHPKPPKVLMENPNAVPLELRSQIQMYATTEQLTHPLVSPVLQGSLGNLPPLYIIAGEGELLRDEIIYLAHKAAHPKDYPASPSALKSRRQRENSEKYIEPTKAVNQAKYAYRAVAEFIKHVTKYDEEHLKRNPFPELHRPPEDIPVDRDPDLQENAAGNTDEDKCEEEENSANVLDVNKQKTPSDIGIYLENQALVVQETGEPEADTISSKTSKTTQCNDDNQDIPGLLMIRERVDIYGKVRPMEPRDKLAALQLAASEIGLLKEAPALRWAAGQDEWDRVYSKQAERVLKQKSRHEEKARHMLQRALQQGFVHSSHGQPNSEAGVVMEQEKKVRRRTSVGKIQPDRRWGPLDLEGERPPPSAIAGRVDTPEALALLKKHIYFTAPVTHLMVPKVRARDAIQAAFDPDDDPNKPPPQSVSEEQIRARCIPVHGLRMWDNILRWAGL from the exons ATGATTCCACTCTCAAGTTGTAATGATGCCGCGGATGCTCTCATAGATTGGTTCGGTCCTGAGGATCTCAAATACGTTGTTGGTGGGGAAAGATGGTGGCAGGTTCGTGGTCTGAACGGCGTAGATGCTGAATGGATCGCGGAGCAAGAAGATGTATCCAATACTCCGCCCAAATCAGAGAATGGTAAAAAAAGGAGTACTATAGAAGCAGACATTGCTCGCATGGAGGAACTTGATACAGTAATG CTATATGTTCATGGAG CCCAAAAATTCAAAGGCAAAGCCTTTGCTGTAAACTATCG AAAGGCACCTCAATACCCCTGGCCATGTGCTTTACAGGATGTTCTGGCTGCGT ATTTTTACCTCATAAATCCTCCGCACAGTGCAGCACACAAACCTATACCTCCCTCAAAAATTGTATTCGCGGGAGATTCTGCTGGGGGTGGCCTCTGCCTAACCACACTTACCATCCTAAGAGATTTGAATATGCCAATGCCTGCGGGAGCTGTGTTGATAAGTCCATGGATAGACCTTACCCACAGTTTTCCAAGTGTAATGCAAAACTACGAAACG GATATTATACCAAAGCACGGATTCCTTGCAAAACCTTCAACGCTATGGCCTTTGCCGACCCGACCTGAACACGGAGGTCGCGTAGTTACTACAGTCACCAATGTACCACCCAGACCTGGAGATGCTGATACACTCAAGCCTCTCGATGGCCTAGCCCAACGTGGACAAGTGACGGATAGCAATATTTACGGGCCTGGAAAGCCGGTTCAAACTCAAGAACAGATGCTCACCGATAGTCAATCTCCCTCTTTTCTAAACAACCGAGAAAAAGCAGCTCAACACCTTACTTCTGGCCACATAGATGTTAATTCCATAGATGTTGATCCGGCTCAAGGTGTTACCAGCTCAATTGAAAAAGACATATCTGAAGATGATATCGAGAATTGGCACCCCAAACCTCCAAAAGTTCTCATGGAAAACCCCAATGCAGTGCCTTTGGAACTGCGCTCGCAAATCCAGATGTATGCAACTACAGA ACAGTTAACACATCCATTGGTGTCACCTGTGTTGCAAGGGTCACTCGGCAACCTACCCCCGTTGTATATAATAGCAGGGGAAGGTGAATTGTTGAGGGACGAAATCATATATCTAGCTCACAAGGCAGCGCATCCAAAAGACTATCCAGCAAGCCCCAGTGCACTCAAATCACGGCGCCAAAGAGAGAACTCTGAAAAGTACATTGAACCAACTAAG GCAGTTAATCAGGCCAAGTATGCATATCGAGCAGTAGCAGAATTTATCAAACATGTCACCAAATACGACGAAGAGCATTTAAAACGAAATCCATTCCCTGAGCTACATCGACCCCCTGAAGATATTCCAGTAGACCGAGACCCCGATTTACAGGAAAATGCTGCGGGCAATACCGATGAAGACAaatgtgaagaagaagaaaatagcGCCAATGTACTTGACGTGAACAAGCAGAAAACACCATCAGATATTGGCATCTATCTGGAAAACCAAGCCCTGGTTGTGCAAGAGACAGGTGAACCCGAGGCAGATACCATATCTTCTAAAACTTCGAAGACTACGCAATGTAATGATGATAATCAG GATATCCCGGGATTATTGATGATTCGTGAGCGTGTCGATATATATGGGAAAGTTCGGCCCATGGAACCACGAGACAAACTGGCCGCGTTGCAGCTTGCCGCGTCAGAAATTGGCCTTCTTAAAGAAGCGCCCGCTCTACGATGGGCCGCTGGGCAGGATGAATGGGATCGCGTATATTCCAAGCAAGCTGAACGAGTTTTGAAGCAAAAGAGTCGCCACGAAGAAAAGGCGAGGCATATGCTTCAAAGAGCTTTACAGCAAGGATTTGTCCACTCCTCACATGGGCAGCCGAACAGCGAGGCTGGAGTCGTAATGgagcaagaaaagaaagtgagaAGAAGGACGTCTGTGGGTAAGATTCAACCTGACCGCCGTTGGGGACCACTTGACCTTGAAGGAGAACGGCCCCCGCCTAGTGCTATTGCAGGGAGAGTTGACACG CCAGAGGCCTTGGCGCTTTTGAAGAAGCACATTTATTTTACAGCGCCTGTGACGCATCTCATGGTGCCCAAGGTGAGAGCGAGAGATGCAATACAAGCAGCGTTCGACCCGGACGACGACCCCAATAAGCCACCTCCCCAGTCGGTATCTGAGGAGCAGATACGAGCTAGATGCATTCCGGTGCACGGGCTTAGGATGTGGGACAACATACTGCGGTGGGCAGGCCTGTGA
- a CDS encoding Inositol phosphoceramide mannosyltransferase 3, producing MEIRDPAPSLASHFPGLQRHDAGLLWTDAGSREFIAEHYPWFLDTFDNYTYPIQRADVIRYFVLYHYGGIYVDLDIGCLKPMDPLLVYPVILPKTIPVGVSNDLMFSEKGHPMLEQTIHNLIKFDHSWVLNYPTVMFTTGPMFLSAQYGLYTASHPNSALQEVRILPKSLYGKNARENEAPHSFFSHFYGSSWHADDAAFIGFLGTWGKLLMWLGLFILVVGLVRLPSKQGRRFTRGYEIVFPRISRSGRWYFQLRRGSFSASGTSTQVHSPISSEAPSPIEEVPVLHLPFDSRPPSPSSDVSGYSDPYAGRVQSPLVEAFNRIRNRVSSYAGARQEPPDTPIRTGRQRSNRSVMFFLPAIFTQAPDIELQPAPPGRGVSRTISRPPVPRRSEPSSTFPPEKESQCEDIETGRRHDSGSGSRRDDEYTPLVDLAEDVPSHSSTSRPRTTPADPWGS from the exons ATGGAAATCAGAGACCCTGCCCCCTCGCTGGCGAGCCATTTCCCAGGCTTGCAGAGACATGATGCCGGATTA CTTTGGACCGATGCAGGCTCTCGGGAATTCATTGCAGAGCACTACCCGTGGTTCCTCGATACCTTTGACAACTATACATATCCAATTCAGCGCGCCGATGTCATACGCTACTTTGTCCTCTATCATTATGGAGGAATTTATGTCGATTTGGATATTGGCTGTCTCAAGCCAATGGATCCCCTCCTCGTTTACCCAGTCATTCTTCCAAAGACTATACCTGTTGGCGTCTCGAACGATCTCATGTTCTCGGAAAAAGGTCACCCCATGCTTGAGCAGACCATCCATAATCTGATCAAGTTCGACCATTCCTGGGTGCTCAACTACCCGACGGTCATGTTTACCACTGGACCCATGTTCCTCTCCGCCCAGTACGGTCTGTATACCGCCTCCCATCCCAACTCTGCACTCCAGGAGGTACGAATCTTGCCAAAGTCCCTGTATGGTAAAAATGCTCGGGAAAACGAAGCACCTCATTCATTCTTCTCTCATTTCTACGGGAGCAGCTGGCATGCCGACGATGCCGCATTCATTGGTTTCTTGGGCACTTGGGGAAAACTGCTCATGTGGTTGGGCCTATTCATATTGGTAGTTGGACTTGTTCGATTACCGTCGAAGCAGGGTAGGCGCTTCACTCGGGGTTATGAAATTGTGTTCCCAAGAATCTCACGCTCGGGACGCTGGTATTTCCAACTCCGCCGCGGGTCCTTCTCCGCGTCAGGAACATCAACCCAAGTGCACTCCCCCATTAGCAGTGAGGCTCCATCTCCCATCGAGGAGGTCCCAGTGCTTCATCTTCCCTTCGATTCCCGCCCcccatctccatcttcaGACGTGTCAGGATACTCGGACCCATATGCCGGACGCGTTCAAAGTCCCTTGGTCGAGGCTTTCAACCGTATCAGAAATCGCGTCAGCTCGTACGCAGGTGCTCGTCAGGAACCCCCGGATACTCCTATCAGGACTGGTCGGCAGAGATCGAACAGGAGCGTCATGTTCTTCTTGCCTGCTATATTTACACAAGCCCCAGATATTGAGTTGCAGCCTGCCCCGCCCGGCCGTGGCGTATCAAGAACTATTTCACGCCCTCCTGTGCCTAGGAGGTCAGAGCCGAGCTCAACATTCCCTCCAGAAAAGGAGAGTCAGTGTGAAGATATTGAGACCGGGCGCCGTCATGATTCAGGCTCTGGTAGTCGCAGAGATGACGAATATACCCCTCTTGTGGATCTAGCTGAGGACGTGCCGTCACATTCGAGTACATCGAGACCGAGAACTACACCCGCAGACCCGTGGGGCTCATAA